The bacterium genome includes a window with the following:
- a CDS encoding tetratricopeptide repeat protein, translated as MTAAKRSTEQIHETYLLARKLYEKENFQEAEKLLEVLAEEAPFFADVFNKLGVIYHQRGAFGRAAKAFEKALELNPRYTEAALNLAVTYNNLGRYEKASAAFGRAAGFSQAGPGALDPFIRGKLANQHADLGDIYFDLGLHAEAVAEYRKAVELGPKFADLRTKLAIALRERGDFDQALQEFQEALKVNSRYVPAYLHLGMTYYMRGLVERAERVWKTALKASPGDKSVQVYLEFLKERRKR; from the coding sequence ATGACGGCGGCGAAGCGGAGCACCGAGCAGATCCACGAGACCTACCTGCTCGCCCGCAAGCTCTACGAGAAGGAGAACTTCCAGGAGGCCGAGAAGCTCCTCGAGGTCCTCGCGGAGGAGGCGCCCTTCTTCGCCGACGTCTTCAACAAGCTCGGCGTGATCTACCACCAGCGCGGGGCGTTCGGACGGGCGGCGAAGGCCTTCGAGAAGGCTCTGGAGCTCAACCCGCGCTACACGGAGGCGGCCCTGAACCTCGCGGTCACCTACAACAACCTCGGCCGCTACGAGAAGGCGAGCGCGGCCTTCGGGCGGGCCGCCGGCTTCAGCCAGGCCGGCCCGGGCGCGCTGGACCCCTTCATCCGCGGCAAGCTCGCCAACCAGCACGCCGATCTCGGCGACATCTACTTCGATCTCGGGCTGCACGCCGAGGCGGTCGCCGAGTACCGCAAGGCGGTCGAGCTGGGCCCGAAGTTCGCCGACCTGCGGACGAAGCTGGCCATCGCGTTGCGCGAGCGCGGCGACTTCGACCAGGCGCTCCAGGAGTTCCAGGAGGCGCTGAAGGTCAACTCCCGGTACGTGCCGGCGTACCTGCACCTGGGGATGACCTACTACATGCGCGGCCTCGTCGAGCGGGCGGAACGGGTCTGGAAGACCGCCCTCAAGGCGAGCCCCGGCGACAAGTCGGTGCAGGTCTACCTCGAGTTCCTCAAGGAACGGCGGAAGCGGTAG
- a CDS encoding response regulator — protein MADFPCHCGFGEEYFTIEGDASVCTVCGGTVTGRIGAVFDQPPAAEPPAKRVLVVDDQPFFRLRIGDILAQKHHEVLEAGEGLEAVRALAQAIRCGQPISLVILDLNMPGLLDGFQTLGVLKAMDEELPVIILTASPPTPELLRKLGQLKAKKYLNKSSKNLDELLVRNLEPV, from the coding sequence ATGGCGGACTTCCCCTGTCACTGCGGCTTCGGCGAGGAGTACTTCACGATCGAGGGCGACGCGAGCGTCTGCACGGTCTGCGGCGGGACGGTGACCGGTCGCATCGGGGCGGTCTTTGACCAGCCGCCGGCGGCCGAGCCGCCGGCCAAGCGCGTCCTGGTCGTCGACGACCAGCCCTTCTTCCGGCTGCGCATCGGGGACATCCTCGCCCAGAAGCACCACGAGGTCCTCGAGGCGGGGGAGGGGCTGGAGGCGGTGCGCGCGCTCGCGCAGGCGATCCGCTGCGGCCAGCCGATCAGCCTCGTCATCCTCGACCTGAACATGCCCGGGCTGCTCGACGGCTTCCAGACACTGGGCGTGCTCAAGGCGATGGACGAGGAGCTGCCCGTGATCATCCTGACGGCGAGCCCGCCGACGCCGGAGCTGCTGCGCAAGCTCGGGCAGCTCAAGGCGAAGAAGTACCTGAACAAGTCCTCGAAGAACCTCGACGAGCTGCTCGTGCGCAACCTGGAGCCGGTCTAG